One Coregonus clupeaformis isolate EN_2021a chromosome 21, ASM2061545v1, whole genome shotgun sequence DNA window includes the following coding sequences:
- the si:dkey-97a13.12 gene encoding jouberin has product MTSYLNFNPFLSACRARTRYRPREAVKVVAAVNYRPHWPDELQLCQGDVIQVLFRDEPSWWFGRLQNGAEGYFPTACVTRLNQSDDHEPVNANPSSLRSSSKDAAPDAPCGCTSSRSTPKLPRHEKESLLRALGHKASSKSGSAHSSPSLLHRVLSKGHRRRSDAQGLGDVNCSVNGSINVAFEPD; this is encoded by the exons ATGACTTCATATCTAAATTTCAACCCTTTTTTATCAGCTTGTAGAGCAAGAACAAGATACAGGCCTAGGGAAGCAGTGAAG GTGGTAGCAGCAGTCAACTACAGGCCTCATTGGCCAGATGAGCTTCAACTATGTCAGGGTGACGTCATCCAAGTTCTCTTCAGAGATGAGCCGTCGTGGTGGTTCGGGCGTCTACAGAACGGGGCAGAGGGGTACTTCCCAACCGCATGTGTGACCAGACTGAACCAG AGTGATGATCATGAGCCAGTGAATGCCAATCCAAGCTCGTTACGGAGTTCATCCAAGGATGCAGCTCCTGATGCCCCCTGTGGCTGCACAAG CAGTCGTAGTACTCCAAAGCTCCCCAGGCATGAGAAAGAGAGCCTCTTACGGGCTTTGGGACACAAGGCCTCCTCAAAGTCAGGCTCAGCCCACAGCTCCCCCAGCCTGCTGCACCGTGTGCTGTCCAAGGGCCACCGGAGGAGGAGTGACGCCCAGGGACTGGGAGATGTAAATTGCTCCGTCAATGGCTCCATCAATGTAGCATTCGAACCTGACTGA
- the adhfe1 gene encoding hydroxyacid-oxoacid transhydrogenase, mitochondrial has protein sequence MAGRDRIVHLLRQLEKAACRCPAHSHTFHQASGHDCGRKTDYAFEMASSNIRYGEGVTREIGMDLQNMGARNVCLMTDNNLSQLSPVKAVLESLVQNGVNYKVYDNVRVEPTDSSFKEAIAFAKKETFDIYVAVGGGSVIDTCKAANLYACHPEADFLDFVNAPIGKGKPITGALKPLIAVPTTAGTGSETTGVAIFDFEKLKAKTGIASRAIKPTLGIVDPLHTLHMPERVAANSGFDVLCHALESYTALPYNMRSPCPPNPINRPAYQGSNPISDVWSRHALNVVAKYMKRAVNDAEDVKARSSMHLASVFAGIGFGNAGVHLCHGMSYPIAGNVKTYMAKGYNVDHPVVPHGLSVVLTSPAVFAFTASMCPERHLEAAEILGADVINTKRADAGLLLADTLRQFLYDLKVEDGLSAVGYTKDDIPDLVRGTIPQERVTKLSPREHTEEDLSHLFEASLKLY, from the exons ATGGCAGGACGCGACAGGATTGTGCATTTGCTCAGGCAACTTGAAAAAGCAGC GTGCAGATGCCCTGCCCATTCTCATACATTCCATCAAG CTTCAGGACATGACTGTGGAAGAAAAACTGATTATGCATTTGAG ATGGCCAGCTCAAACATTAGATATGGAGAGGGTGTCACACGGGAAATTGGTATG GATCTTCAGAACATGGGAGCCCGTAACGTGTGTCTTATGACAGACAATAATCTGTCTCAGCTCTCTCCTGTCAAGGCCGTGTTGGAGTCCCTGGTTCAGAACGGGGTTAACTACAAAGTTTATGACAATGTTCGGGTGGAGCCAACAGACTCCAG CTTCAAGGAGGCCATTGCTTTTGCGAAGAAAGAAACGTTTGACATTTACGTTGCTGTGGGTGGAGGCTCAGTGATTGACACCTGTAAAGCTGCCAACTTGTATGCCTGCCATCCCGAGGCTGATTTCCTAGACTTTGTCAACGCGCCTATAGGGAAGGGAAAGCCTATTACTGGAGCTCTCAAGCCCCTGATCGCAG TTCCCACAACAGCAGGAACTGGCAGTGAGACAACAGGTGTTGCCATCTTCGACTTCGAAAAActgaaagcaaaaacag GCATCGCCAGCCGAGCCATTAAGCCGACTCTTGGAATAGTGGATCCTCTCCACACTCTGCATATGCCCGAGAGGGTGGCTGCCAACAGCGGTTTTGATGTGCTATG CCATGCCCTGGAGTCCTACACGGCTCTTCCCTACAACATGCGCAGCCCCTGCCCTCCCAACCCCATCAACCGGCCGGCCTACCAGGGCAGTAACCCCATTAGTGATGTCTGGTCCAGACATGCTCTGAATGTAGTGGCCAAGTACATGAAACG GGCGGTGAACGATGCTGAGGATGTAAAGGCCAGGTCCAGCATGCATCTTGCCAGTGTGTTTGCCGGGATCGGGTTTGGAAATGCTGGGGTCCACTTATG CCACGGGATGTCTTATCCTATTGCTGGAAATGTGAAGACTTACATGGCTAAGGGCTACAATGTGGATCACCCTGTCGTG CCTCATGGTCTATCCGTGGTTCTGACCTCTCCTGCTGTTTTTGCCTTCACTGCCAGTATGTGTCCAGAGCGCCACCTGGAGGCAGCAGAGATACTTG GGGCTGACGTGATTAACACCAAGAGGGCGGACGCTGGGCTCCTCCTGGCCGACACCCTGAGACAGTTCCTCTATGACCTGAAGGTAGAGGACGGTCTGAGTGCTGTCGGCTACACCAAGGATGACATACCTGACCTAGTGAGAGGAACAATACCTCAG GAAAGGGTGACAAAGCTGTCTCCTAGGGAACACACAGAGGAAGATTTGAGTCATTTGTTTGAGGCCTCCCTGAAGCTGTACTAA